In a single window of the Photobacterium profundum SS9 genome:
- a CDS encoding SDR family NAD(P)-dependent oxidoreductase — MQRDKLLAGKVALISGITSGIGEATARLFSQQGASLVLVARNENKGQMLAEELNAQYPTLFIKADITQANQVDQVFEQTMAEFGGIDCAFNNAGIDGSKQPISETSDEIWNQIINTNLNGTWNMLNRQLSIMSKQGHGTIVNMASICSVLARPNRAAYNTSRHAVLGLTRSAAVEYAKQGVRVNAVAPGAIDTPIFERSTQKDPQLIAKYHQAHPIGRIGQPREVAEAALWLCSDLSSFVVGHTLMVDGGFSISG, encoded by the coding sequence ATGCAGAGAGATAAACTATTGGCTGGCAAAGTTGCTCTTATTTCGGGTATTACCAGTGGTATTGGCGAAGCTACCGCCAGACTGTTTTCCCAGCAAGGTGCATCGCTGGTACTCGTAGCCAGAAATGAGAACAAAGGGCAAATGTTGGCTGAAGAGCTAAACGCACAGTACCCCACTTTGTTTATAAAAGCCGATATTACTCAGGCAAATCAGGTAGATCAGGTATTCGAGCAGACGATGGCTGAGTTTGGTGGTATTGACTGTGCGTTTAACAACGCTGGGATAGATGGCAGCAAGCAACCCATATCAGAAACCAGTGATGAAATATGGAATCAAATCATTAATACCAACCTCAATGGTACTTGGAATATGTTGAATCGCCAGCTTTCTATCATGTCAAAACAAGGCCATGGCACTATCGTCAATATGGCATCCATCTGTAGTGTGCTTGCTCGCCCTAACCGTGCTGCTTACAACACGAGCCGACATGCGGTTCTAGGATTAACGCGAAGTGCTGCGGTTGAATATGCCAAGCAAGGAGTGCGCGTTAATGCCGTTGCCCCCGGTGCTATCGATACCCCAATCTTTGAAAGAAGTACTCAGAAAGATCCCCAATTAATTGCCAAATATCATCAGGCACACCCTATCGGTCGTATAGGCCAACCTCGCGAGGTCGCTGAAGCGGCGCTGTGGCTATGCTCTGATCTCTCATCATTTGTCGTAGGCCACACGTTAATGGTCGATGGTGGTTTTTCAATCTCAGGATAA
- a CDS encoding IS1595-like element ISPpr6 family transposase, which yields MRAKTFTYRLKYITQLLLDMTPAQREQVKLNIQSIQPEITVGDIIRPIFDISPQCPHCHSLHFNKWGKSGSVQRYRCKECAKTFNIKTKTPLAKLHKCDLWLQYAECMELKLPLRQAAKICNINLKTAFLWRHRFLEAQSEQYKDKLSGIIEVDEFFLAYSEKGTKKLNRDRVARKRGGEVDKRKRGEQVAVLLSIDRSKHMIDGVLADDTASEISSHLEPYIVKDSILCSDGAWAYVSIAEETNCDHKRLISNENRVQDKIYHIQTVNGAIAHFKGWIDIKMRGVATKYLPHYLAWFRESYAGLNFQQMLVAAYR from the coding sequence ATGAGAGCTAAAACATTCACATATCGCTTGAAGTATATTACTCAACTACTTTTAGACATGACTCCGGCTCAAAGAGAGCAAGTTAAGCTGAACATTCAATCTATTCAGCCAGAAATAACTGTCGGTGACATTATTCGGCCTATTTTTGATATTTCACCTCAATGTCCACACTGTCATTCACTTCATTTTAATAAATGGGGTAAATCTGGTTCAGTGCAGCGTTATCGCTGCAAAGAGTGCGCTAAAACATTCAATATAAAAACAAAAACGCCATTAGCAAAATTACATAAATGTGATCTTTGGCTGCAATATGCAGAATGTATGGAGCTGAAATTACCATTACGTCAAGCTGCCAAGATTTGTAATATTAATCTTAAAACAGCATTTTTATGGCGACATCGTTTTCTTGAAGCTCAATCAGAGCAATATAAAGATAAATTATCTGGGATCATTGAGGTTGACGAATTTTTTCTGGCCTACTCTGAAAAAGGCACAAAAAAGTTGAATCGAGATAGGGTTGCAAGGAAACGCGGGGGCGAAGTAGACAAAAGAAAACGAGGTGAACAGGTCGCAGTGCTTTTGTCGATAGACCGTAGTAAGCACATGATTGATGGTGTTTTAGCGGATGATACAGCCTCTGAAATCAGTTCGCATTTAGAACCATATATAGTCAAAGATTCTATCTTGTGCAGTGATGGCGCTTGGGCATACGTCAGCATAGCTGAAGAAACAAATTGTGACCATAAAAGGCTGATAAGTAATGAAAATAGAGTGCAAGATAAGATTTATCATATTCAGACAGTGAATGGTGCTATAGCACATTTTAAAGGTTGGATAGATATAAAAATGCGAGGCGTCGCAACGAAGTATTTACCCCATTATCTTGCTTGGTTTAGAGAAAGCTATGCAGGTCTTAATTTTCAGCAAATGTTAGTAGCGGCATACCGATGA
- a CDS encoding outer membrane lipoprotein-sorting protein, with the protein MKKYLVPLLSLSLLLSSSLLAQESQQKGQKIAQQVKDQEKGFNGTWVSAKMILKNAAGNESIRQLSIKTLEVENDGDKSIIVFDTPKDIRNTKLLSWTHALESDEQWLYLPALKRTKRISSKNKSGPFVGSEFSYEDLSSQEIEKYTYQYLGEDILDGKNQLIIERVPTFSNSGYSKQIVWVDEKDLIFTKIDFYDQKDTHLKTLSLNNYQKYLNKFWRAHQLEMINHQTGKSTTLNWGEYTFTNSFSDNDFTPAILRRNI; encoded by the coding sequence ATGAAGAAATACTTAGTTCCACTTCTATCTCTTTCATTACTTTTATCTTCTTCTTTGTTGGCACAGGAGAGCCAACAAAAAGGACAAAAAATTGCCCAGCAAGTCAAAGATCAAGAAAAAGGTTTTAATGGCACATGGGTCAGCGCTAAAATGATACTAAAAAATGCTGCTGGAAATGAAAGTATTCGGCAGCTTAGTATTAAAACTTTAGAAGTTGAAAATGATGGTGATAAATCTATTATTGTTTTCGATACTCCAAAGGACATCCGCAACACCAAATTACTGTCCTGGACTCACGCACTCGAATCTGATGAACAATGGTTATACTTACCGGCTCTTAAACGAACCAAACGAATCTCATCAAAAAACAAATCTGGTCCATTTGTCGGTAGTGAATTTTCCTATGAAGATCTCTCATCTCAAGAGATTGAAAAATACACATATCAATATTTAGGTGAAGATATACTTGATGGAAAAAATCAACTTATTATTGAACGTGTCCCTACCTTTTCCAATTCTGGTTATAGTAAACAAATTGTTTGGGTTGACGAAAAAGATTTAATCTTTACTAAAATTGACTTTTATGATCAAAAAGATACGCACTTAAAAACATTATCGTTAAATAATTATCAGAAGTATTTAAATAAGTTCTGGCGTGCTCATCAATTAGAAATGATAAATCATCAAACGGGTAAAAGTACAACTTTGAACTGGGGAGAGTATACTTTTACTAATAGCTTCTCTGACAATGATTTCACTCCAGCCATATTAAGACGTAATATTTAA
- a CDS encoding TetR/AcrR family transcriptional regulator, producing the protein MKTRKQRELAQRHQLILEQSIELIHAEGISSVRMERLAQLTEYSKGTIYQHFTGREDLLLSVSNTSLDKQLTAIGAIESLSLSLREKLIAIIFAYQIMNGQQRSQLELLKFVQSEECQSKASAATLSEHHSLYSKLVGSVYDVIHQAINTQKLQLKNNITADDIFGSVWAFAFGATFLNALSANKTQSLCPKVTEVGLIKLISTSFDALAWEPLSHQYDENALYEKVLILCKSIG; encoded by the coding sequence GTGAAAACAAGAAAACAACGCGAATTAGCCCAACGGCATCAATTGATTTTGGAGCAAAGTATCGAGCTCATTCATGCTGAGGGTATTTCTTCAGTGAGAATGGAACGGCTGGCACAATTGACGGAATATTCCAAAGGTACAATCTATCAGCATTTTACAGGGCGCGAAGATTTGTTGTTATCGGTCAGTAACACTTCTCTGGATAAGCAGCTAACTGCCATTGGTGCTATAGAGAGTTTATCGTTATCTTTGCGAGAAAAGTTGATTGCGATAATCTTTGCTTATCAGATTATGAACGGTCAACAGCGAAGTCAACTGGAATTGCTTAAATTCGTTCAATCAGAAGAATGTCAATCGAAAGCCAGTGCCGCAACATTATCAGAGCACCATAGCTTATATAGCAAGTTAGTAGGTAGCGTCTATGATGTCATTCATCAGGCTATCAATACGCAAAAGCTACAGCTTAAGAATAATATTACTGCTGACGATATTTTTGGCTCGGTATGGGCCTTTGCCTTTGGTGCGACATTTTTAAATGCACTTTCCGCCAATAAAACACAAAGTCTGTGTCCTAAGGTTACAGAGGTCGGACTTATCAAGCTAATTTCGACTAGCTTTGATGCCTTGGCCTGGGAGCCTCTAAGTCATCAATACGACGAAAACGCACTTTATGAAAAAGTTTTAATATTATGTAAATCTATTGGCTGA
- a CDS encoding SDR family oxidoreductase, translated as MKTRPRILIVGSTGYLGSHIVKQLIAENVAFKAIARNKPKLLSLGARDNQVIEAQVTAPEELYGICDEIDVVISCLGITRQRDGLGYMDVDYQANLNLLQEAERAGVSKFIDVSAFNAEKYPSVRLLKAKERFALRLLGSENLTPCVIRPNGFFSDLEEVYQMAKAGRVYLFGAGDVKMNPIHGEDLAKFCFEAIDRDERELDVGGPEVLSGKDIAKLAFLAQNKPEQITCLPDWLRGLILSVVKRLPEKWGGPVEFFLTVMGLDAIAPRHGTNRLGNYFMKLADNR; from the coding sequence ATGAAAACGCGCCCTCGTATCTTAATTGTTGGTTCAACAGGCTATCTTGGCTCGCACATTGTTAAACAGTTGATAGCTGAGAACGTTGCGTTTAAGGCAATAGCAAGAAACAAACCTAAGTTACTTTCTCTTGGCGCTCGTGACAATCAGGTTATCGAAGCGCAGGTGACTGCGCCTGAGGAGTTATACGGTATCTGCGATGAGATTGATGTTGTGATCTCATGCTTGGGTATCACCAGACAGCGTGACGGATTGGGTTATATGGACGTTGATTACCAAGCCAACCTTAATTTACTGCAAGAGGCAGAACGAGCAGGTGTTAGTAAATTTATTGATGTCTCTGCGTTTAATGCTGAGAAGTACCCTTCTGTTAGGCTGTTAAAAGCGAAAGAGCGTTTCGCTCTGCGCTTGTTGGGTTCAGAAAATCTCACACCTTGTGTGATAAGACCAAATGGATTTTTCTCAGATTTAGAAGAGGTTTATCAGATGGCAAAGGCTGGACGAGTCTATTTGTTTGGTGCTGGCGACGTCAAAATGAACCCGATTCACGGCGAAGATCTGGCTAAGTTCTGCTTTGAGGCGATAGATAGGGATGAACGGGAACTCGATGTCGGTGGGCCGGAGGTTCTATCAGGCAAGGATATTGCTAAGCTCGCCTTTCTTGCGCAAAACAAACCAGAGCAAATTACCTGTTTACCTGATTGGCTGCGAGGTTTGATACTGAGTGTTGTAAAAAGACTTCCTGAAAAATGGGGTGGTCCTGTGGAGTTCTTTTTAACGGTCATGGGGCTGGATGCTATTGCTCCAAGGCATGGCACAAATAGGCTCGGAAACTACTTTATGAAGTTGGCGGATAATAGATGA
- a CDS encoding GNAT family N-acetyltransferase yields MQNLRQARAEDIIRIAEIENICFPEAEAATLKSIKERFTVFPECFFLLEIDGEIVGHINGCIYDSPELPDELYSDASLHCPEGKYQTVFGLAVTPEYQRKGYASLLTKHFVDVSKYRGHHGIVLTCKEHLIDFYKQHGFIFQGKSASNHGGVSWNDMVLTF; encoded by the coding sequence ATGCAGAATTTACGTCAGGCAAGAGCCGAAGATATTATCCGAATTGCTGAAATAGAAAACATTTGCTTCCCAGAAGCAGAGGCTGCAACCTTAAAATCAATAAAAGAACGGTTCACTGTATTTCCAGAATGTTTCTTTCTATTGGAAATTGACGGAGAAATAGTAGGACATATAAACGGATGTATCTATGACAGTCCTGAGTTACCAGATGAGCTGTATTCAGACGCATCGTTACATTGCCCAGAAGGTAAATATCAAACAGTCTTCGGACTAGCAGTCACTCCAGAATATCAGCGAAAAGGGTACGCTTCGTTGCTGACTAAGCACTTTGTGGACGTTAGTAAATACAGAGGACATCACGGCATCGTTTTAACATGCAAAGAGCACCTCATAGACTTCTATAAGCAGCATGGATTTATTTTTCAAGGTAAGTCTGCATCTAATCATGGCGGAGTGAGTTGGAATGATATGGTGCTGACTTTCTAA
- a CDS encoding efflux RND transporter permease subunit: MHWLLNAILYSIQKPKQTLLACIGFLFLLGAGLQYLFFEGDYRIWFNPGSDYIQAIDAMENTYSKSDNIILVVTSNEGDIYTQENLIAIASITNDAWKMPYSTRVDSITNYQYSFSERGDLIVLDLYDPDDIHFTPDQVKTIARNEPTLMSRLVSDAPDVTGINVTLSIPLADQSQTYADIARFARTLKANVEAEHPSLSVGITGFAMLNHSFNESALEDMVTLVPAMLGIIFLALALIQRSLKEAGLIMIVLFFTLLMLQGIAGWLGISINSATANTTTLILTLSVADCIHIFNSFHSQYRRKEDKTKALRYAISSNFMPLLITSLTTSVGFLTLNFSNSPPIRSFGNIVAIGMIVAFVVAVVLLPCLIQLCSILPSKQSRDRIAPAVNCLIRYRRPLFFGCSLLMLGLITALPKNHINNDLVQYFSSKTEFRQTTDYFAEKISGLTTIEYSLVAGEAGGINEPEFIQTVADFTAWLRLQPETNHVYSLSDTFKRLNMNIHDDNLAYYKLPQQRELAAQYLLLYELSLPFGLNLTNQVNLDKSATRVIATFENIGSAKTVALEVRSRAWLEQHAPKYQTKIASAALMFSHVGENNMTAMLYASVLALIIISALVGISLRSWRLGAVLLVPTILPAAAGFGLWGIINGEVNMGISMVCSMTFGIIVDFCVHIASRYSQQIKAGETSIAALQYAYSKVLVPILVTTVVLCAGFSILLMSNFKFNSGMGAVTTIVIVLALLTNLFIFPQLLIWFGNSSRQLSFSRKIAKFD; this comes from the coding sequence ATGCATTGGCTATTAAACGCAATCCTATACTCAATTCAAAAGCCGAAACAGACATTATTAGCATGTATCGGTTTCCTTTTTCTCCTTGGCGCAGGACTTCAGTATCTGTTTTTTGAAGGTGACTACCGTATCTGGTTTAACCCTGGAAGCGACTATATCCAAGCAATTGATGCTATGGAAAATACTTATAGTAAGTCCGATAACATTATCTTAGTTGTTACCAGTAATGAAGGAGACATCTATACGCAGGAAAATTTAATAGCCATTGCCAGTATTACCAATGATGCTTGGAAAATGCCCTATTCCACTCGAGTCGACTCCATAACCAACTACCAATACAGCTTTTCTGAGCGTGGCGACTTGATAGTACTGGACCTTTATGATCCCGATGATATCCACTTCACGCCCGATCAGGTGAAAACGATTGCACGCAATGAGCCGACTTTGATGTCGCGTTTAGTAAGTGATGCACCAGATGTAACAGGGATCAATGTCACCCTGTCTATTCCTTTAGCTGATCAATCTCAGACTTATGCCGATATTGCCCGTTTCGCTCGTACTTTAAAAGCTAATGTTGAAGCTGAGCATCCGTCACTCTCAGTAGGCATTACAGGTTTTGCCATGCTGAACCATAGCTTCAATGAAAGCGCCCTCGAAGATATGGTAACTCTTGTCCCAGCGATGCTTGGTATTATCTTTCTAGCATTGGCTCTGATCCAGCGCTCGCTGAAAGAGGCGGGACTTATCATGATCGTGTTGTTTTTTACCCTGCTTATGCTGCAGGGTATTGCTGGTTGGCTGGGTATCTCTATTAACTCGGCTACCGCTAACACCACTACGTTGATTTTGACGCTTTCCGTCGCAGATTGTATTCATATTTTCAACAGTTTTCACAGTCAATACCGACGAAAAGAGGATAAAACTAAGGCATTGCGTTATGCCATCAGCAGCAACTTTATGCCTTTGCTGATTACCAGCTTGACAACATCTGTAGGCTTCCTGACACTAAACTTTTCAAACTCACCACCGATCCGCAGTTTTGGTAATATTGTCGCCATAGGAATGATTGTTGCCTTTGTGGTGGCGGTAGTTTTATTGCCATGCTTGATCCAGCTTTGTTCTATATTACCATCAAAACAATCGCGAGATCGGATCGCGCCTGCCGTGAATTGCTTAATCCGTTACCGTCGCCCACTATTCTTTGGTTGCTCTCTTCTTATGCTTGGGTTGATCACAGCCTTGCCAAAGAATCATATTAATAATGATCTTGTTCAATATTTTTCATCAAAAACCGAATTTCGCCAAACGACAGATTATTTTGCCGAGAAGATTTCTGGGCTTACAACTATCGAATATTCGCTCGTCGCAGGGGAAGCTGGGGGGATTAACGAACCTGAGTTTATCCAAACGGTTGCTGACTTCACTGCCTGGCTACGTCTGCAGCCAGAAACCAACCATGTCTACAGCCTTAGTGATACCTTTAAGCGCCTCAACATGAACATTCATGATGACAACCTAGCCTATTACAAGCTCCCTCAACAACGTGAATTGGCTGCGCAATATTTACTGCTTTATGAATTATCATTACCTTTTGGGCTTAACCTGACCAATCAGGTGAACTTAGACAAGTCTGCAACCCGTGTGATTGCCACTTTCGAAAACATTGGCAGTGCCAAAACTGTTGCCCTTGAAGTACGAAGCCGCGCTTGGCTGGAGCAACATGCCCCTAAATATCAGACCAAGATTGCCAGTGCCGCTCTGATGTTTTCACACGTAGGTGAAAATAATATGACAGCGATGCTCTATGCTAGTGTCTTGGCCTTGATAATCATCTCGGCATTGGTGGGGATATCGCTTCGCTCATGGCGACTTGGTGCAGTTCTACTCGTTCCGACAATTTTACCAGCCGCTGCAGGATTTGGGCTATGGGGGATCATTAATGGCGAAGTAAATATGGGAATATCTATGGTGTGCTCAATGACCTTTGGGATCATTGTCGATTTTTGTGTCCATATTGCCAGTCGCTACTCTCAGCAAATTAAAGCGGGAGAAACGTCTATTGCAGCCCTGCAGTATGCCTATAGTAAGGTACTTGTCCCGATTTTGGTTACAACCGTTGTTCTGTGTGCCGGTTTCTCTATTCTATTGATGTCAAATTTTAAGTTTAATTCGGGAATGGGGGCTGTCACCACCATAGTGATTGTGCTGGCGTTGCTTACCAATTTATTTATCTTTCCGCAATTACTTATATGGTTTGGCAACTCTAGCCGCCAGTTATCTTTCAGTCGGAAGATTGCTAAGTTTGATTGA
- a CDS encoding TetR/AcrR family transcriptional regulator produces MPKIVDHDKKREEIALKATEVFLEYGYKNVGMRQLCEQLGMSKSAVYYYYKSKDELFRAATEAIVNFDAGALAHQHLVAEASFEQRVENFVLIFQQVAPRYFQEMQLVSDYIQVIGLENVADDPCMVLANQKYMVMLASYVSADHSRELYTLMLGLLSHQLMMGKELDKEYVSAQVKRYLGELHQ; encoded by the coding sequence ATGCCAAAGATCGTTGATCACGATAAAAAACGTGAAGAGATTGCCCTGAAGGCAACAGAGGTTTTTCTTGAATATGGCTATAAGAATGTAGGTATGAGGCAGCTCTGTGAACAACTCGGAATGAGTAAAAGTGCGGTTTATTACTACTACAAAAGTAAAGATGAACTATTTCGTGCTGCGACTGAGGCTATTGTTAACTTCGATGCAGGCGCTCTTGCACACCAGCACTTAGTTGCTGAGGCTTCATTCGAGCAACGAGTCGAGAACTTTGTTTTGATTTTTCAACAAGTGGCGCCACGATATTTTCAAGAAATGCAGCTAGTCTCAGACTATATCCAAGTCATTGGCTTAGAGAATGTCGCCGATGATCCTTGTATGGTTCTCGCCAATCAAAAATATATGGTGATGCTAGCTAGCTATGTCTCTGCCGACCATAGCCGTGAACTATATACACTAATGCTTGGGTTACTAAGCCATCAGCTTATGATGGGAAAAGAGCTAGACAAGGAATATGTGTCTGCACAGGTTAAGAGATATTTGGGTGAACTACATCAGTAA
- a CDS encoding IS4-like element ISPpr4 family transposase: MTMTLFEQHQLPCILESRLSKRYQTLIMEHMTVNSSNAPGVKSLRHHTQSWASTQATWRFYHNEDVTFPMLSGPMLGLARSGVKESQSRYVLMAHDWCHINFAKHHSKLDKTKMSHALDVGYELQASLLVDANTGAPIAPAGLNLLTSNGIYQCRSQELQPKQSHLDSLFDSIHWQEQLDLDKPLVHVVDREADSAKDLRRLGSVHWLTRTKKGSTFRHEGQFKTAEIISRTISPDLKGVISLRGKEGYLFVGETTVELHRKSEKLASAAPTCRFVMSLVTDDEGKELARWYLLSNVLDVDATEIATWYCHRWNIESWFKLLKSDGHQLEKWQQTTAESILKRLITASVATTLTFKLYSDSSDEANEFKGFLVKLSGRLTKRTKPVTQPSLLAGLWVFLQMCEVLDTYTMDEINAMRQIASSFFAQSV; encoded by the coding sequence TTGACGATGACTCTTTTTGAACAACATCAATTACCCTGTATCCTTGAATCAAGATTATCTAAGCGTTATCAGACCCTTATAATGGAACACATGACAGTTAATTCTAGCAATGCACCAGGTGTAAAATCTCTTCGCCACCACACACAATCATGGGCATCGACACAAGCAACATGGCGTTTTTATCATAATGAGGATGTGACTTTTCCTATGCTAAGTGGCCCGATGCTGGGTCTTGCTCGTTCTGGTGTGAAAGAAAGTCAAAGTCGATATGTATTAATGGCTCATGATTGGTGCCATATCAATTTCGCTAAACATCATAGTAAGTTAGATAAAACTAAGATGTCACACGCTCTCGATGTTGGCTACGAACTGCAAGCGTCTTTATTGGTAGACGCAAATACTGGCGCACCCATTGCTCCAGCAGGTCTTAACTTACTGACAAGCAACGGTATTTATCAATGCCGAAGCCAAGAGTTACAACCCAAGCAAAGTCACCTAGATTCACTCTTTGACAGCATTCATTGGCAAGAACAATTAGATTTAGACAAGCCCCTGGTGCATGTTGTTGATAGAGAAGCAGATTCAGCGAAAGACTTAAGACGTTTAGGCTCAGTTCACTGGCTAACTCGAACTAAAAAAGGCTCAACGTTCCGTCACGAAGGTCAGTTTAAAACGGCTGAAATCATCAGTCGAACAATCTCCCCAGACTTGAAAGGTGTTATTTCTCTTCGAGGTAAAGAGGGCTATTTGTTTGTTGGTGAAACGACTGTTGAGTTACACCGGAAATCAGAAAAGCTCGCGTCAGCGGCGCCCACCTGTCGCTTTGTTATGAGCCTGGTCACGGATGATGAAGGTAAAGAGCTAGCAAGATGGTATCTGCTGTCTAACGTGTTGGATGTTGATGCAACAGAGATTGCAACGTGGTATTGCCATCGCTGGAATATTGAATCTTGGTTTAAGTTATTGAAGTCAGATGGTCATCAGTTAGAAAAATGGCAGCAAACTACTGCGGAGTCAATATTAAAGCGTCTGATCACAGCCAGTGTTGCAACGACGTTGACATTTAAGCTTTATTCGGACAGCTCGGATGAAGCTAATGAATTTAAAGGTTTTTTGGTTAAGCTGAGTGGTCGTTTAACTAAGCGAACAAAGCCTGTCACTCAGCCATCACTGCTTGCGGGACTATGGGTTTTCCTACAAATGTGTGAAGTACTAGATACCTACACCATGGATGAGATAAACGCGATGAGGCAAATAGCCAGTTCGTTTTTTGCTCAATCTGTGTAG
- the tnpA gene encoding IS200/IS605-like element ISPpr13 family transposase — MDYRYGSHTVFKIQYHFVFVTKYRYQVLTGDVGLKARELIRQTCHAFEIDILKGVISKDHVHLLVSAPPNMAPSEIMRRIKGRTSAKLFESYPDLKKKYWGRHFWARGYFCVTSGDLTEEMIKEYLDHHFEPKAEDNFRTEG; from the coding sequence ATGGATTATAGATATGGAAGTCATACAGTCTTCAAAATTCAGTACCATTTCGTTTTTGTAACGAAGTATCGTTATCAAGTTTTGACTGGTGATGTTGGCTTGAAAGCTCGAGAGCTAATCAGGCAAACATGTCATGCTTTTGAGATTGATATTTTGAAGGGGGTAATCAGTAAAGATCATGTTCACTTGTTAGTTTCTGCACCACCCAATATGGCACCTAGCGAAATAATGCGAAGGATTAAAGGCCGTACATCGGCTAAGTTGTTCGAGAGTTATCCTGATTTAAAGAAGAAATACTGGGGACGTCATTTTTGGGCTAGAGGCTACTTTTGTGTGACATCTGGTGACCTAACGGAAGAAATGATAAAGGAATACCTTGATCATCACTTTGAGCCCAAGGCTGAAGATAACTTCAGGACAGAAGGCTAA